A genomic region of Jeotgalibaca ciconiae contains the following coding sequences:
- the pdhA gene encoding pyruvate dehydrogenase (acetyl-transferring) E1 component subunit alpha, whose amino-acid sequence MATKKTKIDIDALLNPSNTDFRMVQIMDEEGKIVNPDLMPELSDEELVQFMTDMVWSRILHERSTALNRQGRLGFYAPTAGQEASQLGSIAAIEKEDVLLPGYRDVPQLIKHGLPLTKAFLWSRGHAGGNEYPEDLKALPPQIIIGAQYVQTAGVALGLKKRGNKNVAITYTGDGGTSQGDFYEGINFAGSYQAPAIFVIQNNGWAISTPRHVQTAAPTLAQKAVAAGIPGIQVDGMDILAVYAVTKKAREYALAGNGPVLIETICYRFGPHTLSGDDPTRYRDDAELEGWQAKDPLIRMRKHLTEKGLWTEEKENEVIEAAKEEIKEAVQEADKAPKQKVSSFLKNMFEEPSFTTAEQIEIFEAKENK is encoded by the coding sequence ATGGCTACAAAGAAAACGAAAATTGATATTGACGCATTGCTGAACCCGTCGAACACAGATTTTCGCATGGTTCAAATTATGGATGAGGAAGGTAAAATTGTTAATCCTGACTTAATGCCTGAACTTAGCGATGAAGAACTAGTTCAATTCATGACTGATATGGTTTGGTCTCGTATTTTACATGAACGTTCTACTGCATTGAACCGCCAAGGTCGCCTAGGATTCTACGCGCCAACTGCTGGTCAAGAAGCTAGTCAATTAGGAAGTATTGCTGCAATTGAGAAAGAGGATGTTTTACTTCCAGGATACCGTGATGTCCCACAATTAATTAAACATGGTCTTCCTTTAACAAAAGCATTTTTATGGTCTAGAGGACATGCTGGAGGTAATGAGTATCCAGAAGATCTAAAAGCTTTACCACCACAAATTATTATCGGTGCACAATATGTTCAAACTGCTGGTGTAGCACTAGGACTTAAAAAACGTGGAAATAAAAATGTTGCGATTACTTATACTGGTGATGGTGGTACTTCTCAAGGAGACTTCTATGAAGGTATTAACTTTGCTGGTTCTTACCAAGCGCCTGCAATTTTTGTTATACAAAATAACGGCTGGGCTATTTCAACACCTCGCCATGTACAAACAGCAGCTCCAACATTAGCACAGAAAGCTGTAGCAGCTGGTATCCCAGGAATCCAAGTTGATGGAATGGATATTTTAGCTGTTTACGCTGTAACGAAAAAAGCTCGTGAATATGCGCTTGCTGGAAATGGTCCTGTTTTAATTGAAACAATTTGCTACCGTTTCGGTCCACATACACTTTCTGGAGATGATCCAACACGTTACCGTGATGATGCAGAACTTGAAGGATGGCAAGCAAAAGATCCTCTAATTCGTATGCGTAAACATTTGACTGAAAAAGGTCTATGGACAGAAGAAAAAGAAAATGAAGTAATTGAAGCTGCAAAAGAAGAAATAAAAGAAGCAGTTCAAGAAGCAGACAAAGCTCCAAAACAAAAAGTATCTTCATTCTTGAAGAATATGTTTGAAGAGCCAAGCTTCACAACAGCAGAACAAATTGAAATTTTTGAAGCAAAGGAGAATAAATAA
- a CDS encoding alpha-ketoacid dehydrogenase subunit beta encodes MAQKTMIQAITDALAQELENDPNVLIFGEDVGKNGGVFRATQGLQEQFGEDRVFDTPLAESGIGGLAFGLALEGFRPVPEIQFFGFVFEVMDSIVAQMARTRYRMSGTRTMPIVIRSPFGGGVHTPELHSDNLEGLIAQSPGIKVVIPSNPYDAKGLLISAIRDNDPVVYLEHMKLYRSFRDEVPDEAYTVPLGKAAITREGTDISVITYGAMVREAVKAAEKLEKEGISVEVVDLRTVSPLDIETIIASVEKTGRVVVVQEAQRQAGVGAMVMSEISERAILSLEAPIGRVAAPDTVFPFGQAENSWLPNATDIEEKVKEIYNF; translated from the coding sequence ATGGCACAAAAAACAATGATTCAAGCTATCACAGATGCGTTAGCACAAGAACTTGAAAATGATCCAAATGTCCTGATTTTTGGAGAGGACGTAGGTAAAAACGGAGGTGTATTCCGTGCTACTCAAGGTCTTCAAGAACAATTTGGCGAAGATCGCGTATTCGACACACCGCTAGCAGAATCTGGTATTGGTGGATTAGCGTTCGGATTAGCATTAGAAGGATTCCGACCAGTACCTGAAATTCAATTCTTTGGATTTGTATTTGAAGTTATGGACTCCATTGTTGCTCAAATGGCTCGTACACGTTACCGTATGAGTGGAACACGTACCATGCCGATTGTTATTCGTTCTCCATTTGGTGGTGGCGTGCATACTCCTGAATTGCACTCAGATAACTTAGAAGGTTTAATTGCTCAATCACCTGGTATTAAAGTGGTTATTCCATCAAACCCATATGATGCAAAAGGACTTTTAATTTCTGCAATCCGTGATAATGACCCAGTTGTTTACTTAGAGCATATGAAACTGTATCGTTCATTCCGAGACGAAGTTCCTGATGAAGCATACACAGTTCCTCTAGGAAAAGCTGCTATTACACGTGAAGGAACAGATATCTCTGTCATCACATACGGAGCAATGGTTCGTGAAGCTGTGAAAGCTGCAGAAAAACTAGAAAAAGAAGGAATTTCAGTCGAAGTAGTTGACCTACGTACTGTTTCTCCATTAGATATTGAAACAATTATTGCATCTGTTGAAAAAACCGGACGCGTTGTAGTAGTACAAGAAGCGCAACGTCAAGCTGGAGTCGGCGCGATGGTTATGTCGGAAATTTCTGAACGTGCGATCCTTTCCCTAGAAGCACCTATCGGACGTGTTGCAGCACCAGATACTGTATTCCCATTTGGACAAGCTGAAAACTCTTGGTTACCAAATGCAACAGATATCGAAGAGAAAGTAAAAGAAATTTACAACTTCTAA
- a CDS encoding dihydrolipoyllysine-residue acetyltransferase has product MAFKFKLPALGEGIMEGEVASWPVKEGDTINEDDTLVEIQNDKSVEEIPSPVTGKILKIVAPEGTVATIGDVLVEIDVPGYESEEDAAPAPAVEESAPAAPASTGGGVFQFKLPALGEGIMEGEVASWPVKEGDTINEDDTLVEIQNDKSVEEIPSPVTGTIVKIVAPEGTVAVIGDVLVEIDAPGHNDSAASTQASTPAAAPVSADKPASEGQGGVPEAADPNRRVLAMPSVRQYAREKGVDITQVTASGKAGRVLKEDIDNFGGAPAAAPAKEAPVAAQETKASTEASAPAAAPAQPYTSNVAELETREKLTPMRKAISKAMVNSKHTAPHVTLHDEVEVSKLWDHRKKFKEVAANRGTKLTFLPYVVKALTATVRDFPILNASIDDAAQEIVYKNYFNIGIATDTDAGLFVPNVKDTNSKGMFQIADEINELAAKAHDGKLTAAEMRNGSVTISNIGSVGGGWFTPVINFPEVAILGVGTIAQQPIVNAEGEIAVGRVMKLSLSFDHRIVDGATAQKAMNNIKRLLADPELLLMEG; this is encoded by the coding sequence ATGGCGTTTAAATTCAAATTGCCAGCACTGGGCGAAGGGATTATGGAAGGTGAAGTAGCTTCTTGGCCAGTCAAAGAAGGCGACACGATTAATGAGGACGATACTTTAGTAGAAATCCAAAATGACAAATCTGTTGAAGAAATACCATCTCCAGTAACAGGTAAAATCTTGAAAATTGTTGCACCAGAAGGAACTGTAGCAACAATAGGCGATGTTTTAGTTGAAATCGACGTACCTGGATATGAAAGTGAAGAAGATGCAGCTCCAGCTCCAGCAGTTGAAGAATCTGCACCAGCAGCACCAGCTTCTACAGGCGGCGGTGTATTCCAATTTAAGTTGCCAGCATTGGGCGAAGGGATTATGGAAGGTGAAGTAGCTTCTTGGCCAGTTAAAGAAGGCGACACAATTAATGAGGACGATACTTTAGTAGAAATCCAAAACGACAAATCTGTTGAAGAGATTCCATCTCCAGTAACAGGTACAATTGTAAAAATTGTTGCACCAGAAGGAACTGTAGCAGTAATCGGTGATGTGTTGGTTGAAATCGATGCACCAGGACATAATGATTCTGCAGCATCTACTCAAGCTTCAACTCCTGCAGCAGCACCAGTTTCTGCTGATAAACCAGCTTCAGAAGGACAAGGCGGAGTTCCAGAAGCAGCCGATCCAAACCGTCGTGTTCTAGCTATGCCATCTGTTCGTCAATATGCACGTGAAAAAGGCGTAGACATTACACAAGTAACAGCTAGTGGAAAAGCTGGCCGTGTACTAAAAGAAGATATTGATAACTTTGGTGGAGCACCAGCAGCAGCGCCTGCAAAAGAGGCACCAGTAGCAGCTCAAGAAACAAAAGCATCTACGGAAGCTTCAGCTCCTGCAGCAGCACCAGCTCAACCATATACTTCAAATGTAGCAGAATTGGAAACGCGCGAAAAATTAACTCCAATGAGAAAAGCAATTTCAAAAGCAATGGTGAACAGCAAGCATACTGCGCCTCACGTAACATTGCATGATGAAGTTGAAGTTTCTAAATTATGGGATCACCGTAAGAAATTTAAAGAAGTCGCTGCTAACCGCGGAACAAAATTAACATTCTTACCATATGTTGTGAAAGCATTGACTGCAACAGTTCGTGACTTCCCTATATTGAATGCATCAATTGACGATGCAGCTCAAGAAATTGTATACAAGAATTACTTTAACATTGGTATTGCAACAGACACTGATGCAGGTCTATTCGTTCCAAACGTAAAAGATACAAACTCTAAAGGTATGTTCCAAATTGCTGACGAAATCAATGAATTAGCTGCAAAAGCACATGATGGCAAATTAACAGCAGCTGAAATGAGAAATGGCTCAGTTACAATTAGTAACATTGGTTCTGTTGGTGGTGGTTGGTTTACACCAGTTATCAACTTCCCAGAAGTTGCAATTCTTGGTGTAGGTACAATTGCTCAACAACCAATCGTGAACGCAGAGGGCGAGATTGCTGTTGGCCGTGTAATGAAACTTTCATTAAGCTTCGACCACCGTATCGTCGATGGAGCAACTGCTCAAAAAGCTATGAACAACATCAAACGTTTATTAGCTGATCCAGAATTATTATTGATGGAAGGATGA
- the lpdA gene encoding dihydrolipoyl dehydrogenase — protein sequence MVVGDFAVELDTVVIGSGPGGYVAAIRAAQLGQKVAIVEKEFIGGVCLNVGCIPSKALIAAGHRYQESLDSAIFGVTAENVTLDFTKTQEWKDNKVVKTLTSGVEYLLKKNKVEIIMGTAFFNDEDTLRVFTDDAAQTYTFKNAIVATGSRPIEIKGFKFGGRIIDSTGGLNLKEVPKKLVIVGGGVVGTELGTAYANLGAEVTILEGSPQLLPSFEKDMVKLVEKSFKDKGIKYVTNAMAKEAVDNGDSVTVKYEADGKEEAIDADYVMVTVGRRPNTDDLGLDVVGVEMTDRGLVKVDNQGRTNVQHIFAIGDITPGAALAHKASYEAKIAAEAIAGKAVAIDYTAMPAVAFTDPELATVGLTEKEAKEQGLDVKASKFPLSGNGRALSLNATEGFVRLVTTKEDNVIVGAQVAGVSASDIIAELGLAIESGMNAEDIALTIHSHPSLSETVMDASELALGLPIHI from the coding sequence ATGGTAGTAGGCGATTTCGCAGTTGAATTAGATACAGTTGTAATTGGATCAGGACCTGGTGGTTATGTAGCTGCCATCCGTGCTGCTCAATTAGGACAAAAGGTAGCAATCGTTGAGAAAGAATTCATCGGAGGCGTTTGTTTAAACGTTGGATGTATTCCTTCAAAAGCTTTGATTGCTGCTGGCCATCGTTATCAAGAATCACTTGATTCTGCTATTTTTGGTGTAACTGCTGAAAATGTGACGTTGGACTTTACAAAGACTCAAGAGTGGAAAGACAACAAGGTTGTTAAAACATTGACAAGCGGTGTTGAATACTTATTGAAGAAAAACAAAGTTGAAATTATCATGGGAACTGCATTTTTCAATGATGAAGATACTTTGCGTGTGTTTACTGATGACGCCGCTCAAACTTATACTTTCAAAAATGCTATTGTGGCGACAGGAAGTCGTCCAATCGAAATTAAAGGATTTAAATTTGGTGGACGTATTATCGATTCTACAGGTGGATTGAACTTGAAAGAAGTTCCTAAGAAACTTGTTATCGTTGGCGGAGGAGTTGTGGGTACTGAATTAGGTACAGCTTACGCAAACCTTGGTGCTGAAGTAACCATTCTTGAAGGATCACCACAATTATTACCTTCATTTGAAAAAGATATGGTAAAACTTGTTGAAAAATCTTTCAAAGACAAAGGCATTAAGTACGTTACAAATGCAATGGCTAAAGAAGCGGTAGACAATGGTGACAGTGTAACAGTTAAATATGAAGCAGACGGTAAAGAAGAAGCAATCGATGCTGATTATGTTATGGTTACTGTTGGTCGTCGTCCGAACACAGATGATTTAGGTCTGGATGTAGTTGGCGTTGAAATGACTGACCGTGGTTTAGTTAAAGTGGATAACCAAGGACGTACAAACGTTCAACATATTTTTGCAATTGGAGATATCACGCCAGGCGCTGCACTTGCTCATAAAGCAAGTTATGAAGCTAAGATTGCTGCTGAAGCAATCGCTGGTAAAGCAGTTGCAATTGACTACACTGCAATGCCTGCAGTTGCCTTTACTGATCCAGAATTGGCGACAGTTGGTTTAACTGAAAAAGAAGCAAAAGAGCAAGGATTGGATGTGAAAGCATCTAAATTCCCATTGTCTGGTAACGGACGTGCTCTATCATTAAATGCTACAGAAGGTTTTGTACGTTTAGTTACTACAAAAGAAGATAATGTTATTGTCGGTGCACAAGTTGCCGGTGTAAGTGCTAGTGATATAATTGCTGAATTAGGTTTAGCAATTGAATCTGGTATGAATGCTGAAGATATTGCATTAACAATTCATTCACATCCATCACTATCTGAAACTGTAATGGATGCTTCTGAATTAGCTCTAGGGCTGCCGATTCATATTTAA
- a CDS encoding UPF0223 family protein encodes MQNYQYPIEIDWTHDEMNKVIMLWNAVESAYENEVNREEFLKRYRSFKEVVPSKGEEKRYGSMFEKETGYSLYQVVKLASNTDNRTIKMKRK; translated from the coding sequence ATGCAGAATTATCAATATCCAATTGAGATAGATTGGACTCATGATGAAATGAATAAAGTTATCATGTTGTGGAATGCAGTTGAATCTGCATATGAGAATGAAGTGAACCGAGAAGAATTCCTAAAACGATACCGTTCCTTTAAAGAAGTGGTGCCATCTAAAGGAGAAGAGAAGCGGTATGGAAGTATGTTCGAAAAAGAAACAGGTTATTCTCTTTATCAAGTAGTAAAGTTAGCAAGCAATACAGATAATAGGACAATAAAAATGAAAAGAAAGTAG
- a CDS encoding inositol monophosphatase family protein: MEYELIAELTREWVDEAGEMLRESLKNTSLKIEEKTNPSDLVTEMDRAIEAFFVEKIQKHFPDHKIFGEEGTYDEINDLSGFIWIIDPIDGTLNYVKQKSNFCSMIALFKDGEGVLSFINDVIHEDVYFGIKGKGVFCNDRRLETVPPHSLNEGLIAISTKMVTNESEKTKEVVQEALGVRLIGSAGLEMIQVLTNRVSAYITNDLSAWDIAQGYMLATELGLTFTRRDGTPINLMEKNPILVANSQAHKEIVSKFVKE, encoded by the coding sequence ATGGAGTACGAATTAATAGCAGAACTGACGAGAGAATGGGTAGATGAAGCAGGAGAGATGCTGCGGGAATCACTAAAAAATACGTCACTAAAAATAGAAGAGAAAACAAATCCTAGTGACTTAGTCACCGAAATGGATCGTGCAATAGAAGCTTTTTTTGTAGAAAAAATACAAAAGCATTTTCCAGATCATAAAATCTTTGGAGAAGAAGGAACTTATGATGAAATAAATGATTTAAGTGGTTTTATATGGATCATTGATCCGATTGACGGAACATTGAATTACGTGAAGCAAAAAAGTAATTTTTGTTCGATGATTGCGTTATTTAAAGATGGAGAAGGAGTGCTTTCATTCATTAATGATGTGATACATGAGGATGTTTATTTTGGAATAAAAGGCAAGGGTGTTTTTTGCAACGATAGACGATTGGAAACTGTACCCCCTCACTCTTTGAATGAAGGTCTTATCGCAATAAGTACAAAAATGGTAACAAATGAATCGGAAAAAACTAAAGAAGTGGTTCAAGAAGCATTAGGGGTTCGTTTGATTGGTTCGGCTGGTCTGGAAATGATTCAGGTCCTTACAAATCGTGTATCCGCCTATATTACGAATGATTTGAGTGCATGGGACATTGCTCAAGGATATATGCTGGCTACTGAATTGGGCTTAACTTTTACAAGACGAGACGGCACACCGATTAATTTAATGGAAAAAAATCCTATTTTAGTAGCAAATTCTCAAGCACATAAGGAAATTGTATCCAAATTTGTAAAAGAATAA
- the typA gene encoding translational GTPase TypA, translated as MKVREDIRNVAIIAHVDHGKTTMVDELLKQSETLDERAQLNERAMDSNDIEKERGITILAKNTAVSYKGTRINIMDTPGHADFGGEVERIMKMVDGVVLIVDAYEGTMPQTRFVLKKALEQKLTPIVVVNKIDKPTARPVEVVDEVLELFIELGADDEQLEFPVVYASGINGTSSLSDKPEDQVDTMDFIFDTIIEHIPGPIDNSDEPLQFQVALLDYNDFVGRIGIGRVFRGTIKVGDQVSLLKLDGTTKNFRVTKLFGFFGLDRVEIDEAVAGDLIAVSGMEDIFVGETITPVDHQDALPILHIDEPTLQMTFLTNNSPFAGREGKFVTSRKLEERIMKELHTDVSLKVENTDSPDAWIVSGRGELHLSILIENMRREGYELQVSRPEVIIKNFDGVRCEPFERVQIDTPEEYMGSVIESLSQRKGEMQDMQNSGNGQIRLIFLVPSRGLIGYSTEFLSLTRGYGIMSHTFESYLPELSGKIGGRRNGALVSTETGKTTTYGIMGVEDRGTIFIEPGVDIYEGMVVGENARENDIAVNITKAKQQTNVRSANKDQTNVIKRPRHLTLEETIEFMGEDEYCEITPQSIRLRKQILDKNEREKAAKRKKKAIEQAD; from the coding sequence ATGAAAGTAAGAGAAGATATAAGAAATGTAGCGATTATTGCTCACGTTGACCATGGTAAAACTACGATGGTTGATGAATTATTAAAACAATCAGAAACTTTAGACGAACGTGCGCAACTGAATGAACGAGCAATGGATTCAAATGATATTGAGAAAGAGCGTGGAATTACGATTCTTGCTAAAAACACAGCAGTTTCTTATAAAGGAACACGCATTAATATCATGGATACACCAGGTCACGCGGACTTCGGTGGAGAAGTAGAAAGAATCATGAAAATGGTAGACGGGGTAGTTTTGATTGTAGATGCATATGAAGGTACGATGCCTCAAACACGTTTCGTACTAAAGAAAGCGCTAGAACAAAAACTGACGCCTATCGTAGTGGTCAATAAAATCGACAAACCAACCGCGCGCCCAGTTGAAGTGGTAGATGAAGTATTAGAATTATTTATCGAACTAGGTGCAGATGATGAACAATTAGAATTTCCAGTCGTATATGCTTCTGGAATTAATGGGACATCCAGTCTTTCTGACAAGCCAGAAGACCAAGTAGACACAATGGATTTTATATTTGATACGATTATCGAACACATTCCTGGCCCGATTGATAATTCAGATGAACCATTGCAATTCCAAGTAGCATTACTTGATTACAATGATTTTGTCGGAAGAATTGGTATTGGTCGCGTATTTAGAGGAACGATTAAAGTTGGAGATCAAGTATCCTTGTTGAAATTGGACGGAACAACGAAAAACTTCCGTGTAACGAAGTTGTTTGGTTTCTTCGGTTTAGACCGCGTAGAAATTGATGAAGCAGTTGCAGGCGATTTAATCGCTGTCTCTGGTATGGAAGACATCTTTGTTGGTGAAACAATCACTCCTGTTGATCATCAAGATGCACTGCCTATATTACATATCGATGAGCCAACACTTCAAATGACATTCTTGACGAACAATTCACCTTTTGCAGGTCGTGAAGGAAAATTTGTCACTTCTCGTAAACTTGAAGAACGTATTATGAAAGAACTTCATACAGACGTATCCTTGAAAGTTGAAAATACTGATTCTCCCGATGCATGGATTGTATCTGGACGTGGAGAATTGCATTTATCGATTTTAATTGAAAACATGCGTCGTGAGGGATATGAATTACAAGTTTCTCGTCCTGAAGTAATCATCAAAAACTTTGACGGTGTAAGATGTGAACCGTTTGAACGAGTACAAATTGATACTCCAGAAGAATATATGGGATCTGTAATAGAATCACTTAGCCAACGTAAAGGCGAAATGCAAGATATGCAAAATAGTGGAAATGGCCAGATTCGTTTGATTTTCCTTGTTCCTTCTCGCGGATTAATTGGATATTCTACAGAATTCCTATCATTAACACGTGGATATGGAATTATGTCACATACATTCGAATCGTACTTGCCAGAATTATCTGGAAAAATTGGTGGTCGTCGTAATGGCGCATTGGTTTCTACAGAAACAGGTAAAACTACGACATACGGTATTATGGGCGTTGAAGACCGTGGTACAATTTTCATTGAACCTGGTGTAGATATTTATGAAGGTATGGTAGTTGGTGAAAATGCTCGTGAAAATGACATTGCTGTTAACATCACAAAAGCAAAACAACAGACTAACGTACGTTCTGCTAACAAAGATCAAACGAACGTTATCAAGCGTCCACGTCATTTAACGTTAGAAGAAACGATTGAGTTTATGGGCGAAGACGAATATTGTGAGATTACACCACAGAGTATTCGTTTACGTAAACAAATTCTAGATAAGAATGAACGTGAAAAAGCAGCAAAACGTAAGAAAAAAGCAATCGAACAAGCCGATTAA
- a CDS encoding DUF1507 family protein: MNVQSKGQALQILKQDAEKIYSLINSQKEHLCYAACPAFEEVVDTQLFGLSKQIDFAIQLGVLGEEEGHQIIADLETSLNRMYSDYFKKHTTKPQREGGI, translated from the coding sequence ATGAATGTACAGAGTAAAGGACAAGCGCTCCAAATATTGAAGCAAGATGCTGAAAAAATTTATTCCTTGATCAATAGTCAAAAAGAACATTTGTGTTACGCGGCATGTCCTGCTTTTGAGGAAGTTGTTGATACACAATTATTCGGTTTGTCTAAACAAATTGATTTTGCAATTCAATTAGGAGTCTTGGGCGAAGAAGAAGGTCATCAAATTATAGCAGACCTTGAAACCTCATTAAACCGCATGTATTCTGATTATTTTAAAAAACATACAACTAAGCCTCAAAGAGAAGGAGGCATATGA
- a CDS encoding FtsW/RodA/SpoVE family cell cycle protein — MDQKEKSIVQSIKKKVQFFDWNLLIPYLILLGIGVFMVYSSSSYFAMSNLNNSEYFFKRQLMYAVISVLVVSFFSTINFRLLKSVGIISGVMFVLLFMLIYLVTLGVDPINGSSAWIDAGPINIQPSEFFKIAMILYLAVFLSNNQNKLANIGESYDGPAKENGKKRNTVSQIYQIVRKPLICLGVFITLILIQPDLGGVIILLSICVIMVLLSGVPFKISLATFGLAGAVYAVFIAFIKLVGSIPFVPTYMLERFTAYLDPFGDMQNSSFQLVNSFYALARGGLFGVGIGESIQKSGYLPESYTDFIIPIMGEEIGLIGVLIILAIFFYLVYYIFRMSLRIRDSFGQLVCIGIASMFLIQGTINVGGAVGIMPLTGVTFPFISYGGSSILVSSMAIGILNNIYIYDRMNDR; from the coding sequence GTGGATCAAAAAGAAAAATCAATTGTTCAATCAATTAAGAAAAAAGTGCAGTTCTTTGATTGGAATTTATTGATTCCCTATTTAATTTTATTAGGAATAGGGGTTTTCATGGTTTATAGTTCCAGTAGTTATTTTGCAATGTCTAACTTAAATAATTCTGAGTATTTTTTTAAAAGACAACTAATGTATGCCGTTATTAGTGTTCTTGTTGTTTCTTTTTTTTCCACTATAAATTTTCGCTTATTAAAGTCTGTTGGAATAATAAGTGGCGTCATGTTTGTTTTGTTATTCATGTTGATTTATTTGGTAACATTGGGAGTGGATCCAATCAACGGATCAAGTGCTTGGATTGACGCTGGACCTATAAATATTCAGCCATCTGAGTTTTTCAAGATTGCTATGATTTTATATTTGGCTGTTTTCTTGTCCAACAATCAAAATAAATTAGCAAACATTGGCGAATCTTATGATGGTCCTGCTAAAGAAAATGGTAAAAAAAGAAATACAGTTTCTCAGATTTATCAAATTGTAAGAAAACCATTAATCTGTTTAGGTGTTTTTATTACGCTTATTTTAATACAGCCAGATTTGGGTGGGGTTATTATTCTGCTCAGTATTTGTGTAATTATGGTCTTACTTAGTGGTGTTCCTTTTAAGATTAGTTTGGCAACTTTTGGTTTGGCGGGAGCTGTGTATGCAGTTTTTATTGCGTTTATTAAATTAGTGGGATCGATACCATTTGTACCTACCTACATGCTTGAACGTTTTACCGCTTATCTAGATCCTTTTGGAGATATGCAAAACTCTTCGTTCCAATTGGTTAATTCGTTTTATGCACTTGCACGAGGCGGACTTTTTGGAGTAGGAATTGGAGAAAGCATTCAGAAATCTGGTTATCTGCCAGAATCATATACAGATTTCATCATCCCCATCATGGGAGAAGAGATTGGTTTAATAGGAGTTTTGATAATTCTTGCAATTTTCTTTTATCTTGTTTATTACATTTTTCGTATGAGTCTTCGTATTCGTGATTCTTTTGGTCAATTAGTTTGTATTGGGATTGCCTCTATGTTTTTGATACAAGGAACCATAAATGTAGGAGGAGCAGTTGGAATTATGCCTTTGACGGGGGTAACCTTTCCATTTATAAGTTATGGCGGTTCTAGCATACTTGTGTCCTCTATGGCAATTGGAATCCTCAACAATATTTACATTTACGATCGAATGAATGATCGATAA